Proteins encoded by one window of Gordonia jinghuaiqii:
- a CDS encoding phosphoadenylyl-sulfate reductase, whose amino-acid sequence MTISTTAPATGHRFSEDELREIAEKGAADLGSDATPEELIRWTAQTFGTNFVVASNMQDAALVDLAVKHIDRDLLGGDPVKVLFLDTGYHFAETIGTRDAVEQVYGVDMVNLTPPNTVAEQDELLGRNLFARDPGECCRLRKVVPLKAGLAGFDAWITGIRRVEAPTRANAPLISFDEGFGLVKINPIAAWSDETMQDYIDTHGVLVNPLVDEGYPSIGCAPCTVKPEPGSDPRSGRWAGRAKTECGLHA is encoded by the coding sequence ATGACCATCAGCACCACCGCGCCGGCCACCGGCCACCGGTTCAGCGAGGACGAGCTCCGCGAGATCGCGGAGAAGGGCGCCGCCGACCTCGGATCCGACGCCACCCCCGAGGAACTGATCCGGTGGACGGCTCAGACCTTCGGCACCAATTTCGTCGTGGCGTCGAACATGCAGGACGCCGCCCTCGTCGACCTCGCCGTCAAGCACATCGATCGCGACCTCCTCGGCGGTGATCCGGTCAAGGTGCTCTTCCTCGACACCGGATACCACTTCGCCGAGACCATCGGCACCCGTGACGCCGTCGAGCAGGTGTACGGGGTCGACATGGTCAACCTCACCCCGCCGAACACGGTCGCCGAGCAGGATGAACTGTTGGGGCGCAACCTGTTCGCGCGCGACCCCGGTGAATGCTGCCGCTTGCGCAAGGTGGTGCCGCTCAAGGCCGGCCTCGCCGGATTCGACGCCTGGATCACCGGTATCCGCCGCGTCGAGGCGCCGACCCGGGCCAACGCGCCGCTGATCTCCTTCGACGAGGGGTTCGGCCTGGTCAAGATCAACCCGATCGCGGCCTGGTCCGACGAGACCATGCAGGACTACATCGACACCCACGGCGTGCTGGTCAACCCGCTCGTCGACGAGGGCTACCCGTCCATCGGCTGCGCACCGTGCACCGTCAAACCCGAACCCGGATCCGATCCGCGCAGTGGCCGCTGGGCCGGCCGCGCCAAGACAGAATGTGGGCTCCACGCATGA
- the cysD gene encoding sulfate adenylyltransferase subunit CysD yields the protein MTVTDSLSSTPALTDPALDTEDFTTLDALESEAIHVFREVAGEFERPVILFSGGKDSTVLLHVALKAFWPAPLPFSLLHVDTGHNLPEVLEFRDKVVERHNLRLHVAKVEDYLADGRLTERPDGVRNPLQTIPLLDAITENRFDAVFGGGRRDEERSRAKERIFSLRNAFGQWDPKRQRPELWNLYNGRHAPGEHVRVFPLSNWTELDIWRYIAREQVLLPAIYYAHQRDVFERDGMWMTPGVWGGPRDGEELQRLSVRYRTVGDGSSTGAVLSDAADNQAVLAEVAASRLTERGATRGDDRVSEAAMEDRKREGYF from the coding sequence ATGACCGTCACCGACTCCCTGTCGAGCACCCCCGCACTGACCGACCCCGCGCTCGACACCGAGGACTTCACCACGCTCGACGCGCTGGAGTCCGAGGCCATCCACGTCTTCCGCGAGGTCGCAGGCGAATTCGAGCGGCCGGTGATCCTGTTCTCCGGCGGCAAGGACTCCACCGTCCTGCTGCACGTCGCCCTGAAGGCGTTCTGGCCTGCGCCACTGCCCTTCTCGCTGCTCCACGTCGACACCGGCCACAACCTGCCCGAGGTCCTCGAGTTCCGCGACAAGGTCGTCGAACGTCACAATCTGCGCCTGCACGTCGCCAAGGTCGAGGATTACCTCGCCGACGGCCGGCTCACCGAGCGTCCCGACGGTGTCCGCAACCCGCTGCAGACCATCCCGCTGCTCGACGCGATCACCGAGAACCGTTTCGACGCGGTGTTCGGCGGCGGCCGGCGCGACGAGGAGCGCTCGCGCGCCAAGGAACGGATCTTCTCGCTGCGCAACGCCTTCGGCCAGTGGGACCCCAAGCGGCAGCGCCCGGAGCTGTGGAACCTGTACAACGGTCGCCACGCACCCGGCGAGCACGTGCGCGTGTTCCCGCTGTCGAACTGGACCGAGCTCGACATCTGGCGCTACATCGCCCGCGAGCAGGTTCTGCTGCCCGCGATCTACTACGCGCACCAGCGCGACGTCTTCGAGCGTGACGGCATGTGGATGACCCCCGGCGTATGGGGCGGCCCCCGCGACGGCGAAGAGCTGCAACGACTTTCGGTGCGCTACCGCACCGTCGGCGACGGCTCGTCGACCGGCGCGGTGCTCTCCGACGCCGCCGACAACCAGGCCGTGCTCGCCGAGGTCGCCGCGTCGCGACTCACCGAACGCGGCGCCACCCGTGGCGACGACCGGGTCTCCGAGGCCGCCATGGAAGACCGTAAGCGCGAAGGATATTTCTGA
- a CDS encoding sulfate adenylyltransferase subunit 1: MKHAPDLLRIATAGSVDDGKSTLVGRLLFDTKSVLADQIDAVTKASVDRGLDTPDLSLLVDGLRAEREQGITIDVAYRYFATPARSFVLADTPGHVQYTRNTVSGASTAQLVILLVDARTGVVAQTRRHAAVMALLGVPQLVLAVNKIDLVSDQASVFAEISAEFAELTRSLGWSDEQVTAIPVSALHGDNVANRSETTAFYDGPTLIEHLETVPNLVARSEVGLRFPVQYVIRPRTPEYPDYRGYAGLIAAGRVSVGDEVVILPSGRRSTVSQIDTADGQLATAHTGRSVTILLEDDVDISRGDLIAAVSDAPEPVQQFTATVCWLAEKPLRPGARLLLKHGTKTTQAIVGALDALFDEQELALVEAPESVELNQIVRISVQTAEPIPADDYQVNRESGSFLLIDPQGGNTLAAGLVGDALAPLHLKELV; this comes from the coding sequence ATGAAGCACGCACCCGACCTTCTCCGCATCGCGACCGCGGGCAGCGTCGACGACGGTAAGTCCACGCTCGTCGGCCGGCTGTTGTTCGACACGAAATCCGTTCTGGCCGACCAGATCGACGCGGTCACCAAGGCATCGGTCGACCGCGGTCTCGACACCCCCGACCTGTCACTGCTCGTCGACGGTTTGCGCGCCGAGCGCGAACAGGGCATCACCATCGATGTCGCCTACCGCTACTTCGCCACGCCCGCACGGTCGTTCGTGCTCGCCGACACCCCCGGCCACGTGCAGTACACACGTAACACCGTGTCCGGGGCATCCACCGCACAGCTGGTGATCCTGCTCGTCGATGCCCGCACCGGCGTCGTCGCCCAGACCCGTCGCCACGCCGCGGTGATGGCGCTCCTCGGTGTGCCGCAGCTGGTGCTGGCGGTCAACAAGATCGACCTCGTCTCAGATCAGGCGTCGGTGTTCGCCGAGATCTCGGCCGAGTTCGCCGAACTGACCCGCTCGCTGGGCTGGTCCGACGAGCAGGTCACCGCGATCCCGGTGTCGGCATTGCATGGTGACAACGTCGCGAACCGCTCGGAGACCACCGCGTTCTACGACGGACCGACACTCATCGAACATCTCGAGACGGTGCCGAACCTGGTGGCGCGCAGCGAGGTCGGCCTCCGGTTCCCCGTCCAGTACGTCATCCGTCCGCGCACGCCGGAGTATCCCGACTACCGCGGCTACGCGGGCCTGATCGCGGCCGGCCGGGTGTCGGTCGGCGACGAAGTGGTCATCCTTCCGTCGGGCCGGCGATCCACCGTCAGCCAGATCGACACCGCCGACGGACAACTCGCCACCGCCCACACCGGACGCAGCGTCACCATCCTGCTGGAGGACGATGTCGACATCTCCCGCGGCGACCTGATCGCGGCGGTATCCGACGCCCCGGAACCTGTGCAGCAGTTCACCGCGACGGTGTGCTGGCTGGCCGAGAAGCCGCTGCGCCCGGGTGCGCGTCTGCTCCTCAAGCACGGCACCAAGACCACCCAGGCCATCGTCGGCGCGCTCGATGCACTGTTCGACGAGCAGGAGCTGGCGCTGGTCGAGGCCCCGGAGTCGGTGGAGCTCAACCAGATCGTGCGGATCTCGGTGCAGACCGCCGAGCCGATCCCGGCCGACGACTACCAGGTCAACCGCGAGTCGGGCAGCTTCTTGCTCATCGATCCGCAGGGTGGCAACACGCTGGCCGCGGGGCTCGTGGGTGACGCTCTCGCCCCGCTGCATCTCAAAGAGCTGGTGTGA
- a CDS encoding sirohydrochlorin chelatase — protein MSPTLVLVAHGSRDPRFGVTARRVREAVASSLPGVEVVLSYLDLDEPLVGDALRGVDPTAADPVVVPMLLTAGYHHKVDLPAILAEHRPFAHQTDVVGRRSLASALADRLLEAGLGDQDGVILTAVGSSDTDADRSVHGRAIELSTRLRRPVEVVFATRLGPDGRAVASAVRRLRLAGARRIALSPYFLSAGLLIERVESALDAMVDESLVAGPLGAHPDVVDAICALYRTAARRRAVIAGR, from the coding sequence GTGAGCCCGACGCTCGTCCTCGTCGCACACGGCAGTCGCGATCCGCGCTTCGGCGTGACCGCACGCCGTGTGCGCGAGGCCGTGGCGTCGAGCCTTCCCGGCGTCGAGGTCGTGCTGTCCTACCTCGACCTCGACGAGCCGCTGGTCGGTGATGCCCTCCGCGGCGTCGACCCCACCGCCGCCGACCCGGTCGTGGTGCCGATGCTGCTGACGGCGGGCTATCACCACAAGGTCGATCTGCCGGCGATCCTCGCCGAGCACCGCCCGTTCGCCCATCAGACCGATGTCGTGGGGAGGCGGTCGCTGGCCTCCGCCCTTGCCGATCGGCTGCTCGAGGCCGGCCTGGGCGATCAGGACGGTGTGATCCTGACCGCAGTCGGCTCCTCCGACACCGACGCCGACCGCTCCGTTCACGGACGGGCGATCGAGTTGTCGACCCGCCTCCGTCGTCCCGTCGAGGTGGTGTTCGCCACAAGGCTCGGGCCGGACGGTCGCGCAGTGGCGTCGGCGGTGCGTCGACTCCGCCTCGCGGGTGCACGACGGATCGCCCTGAGTCCGTATTTCCTGTCGGCGGGATTGCTGATCGAGCGCGTCGAATCAGCCCTCGACGCGATGGTCGACGAGAGCCTTGTCGCCGGTCCCCTGGGTGCACATCCCGATGTCGTGGACGCGATCTGCGCGCTGTACCGCACTGCGGCCCGCCGGCGCGCGGTGATCGCCGGACGCTGA
- a CDS encoding glycoside hydrolase family 15 protein: MSPADDSTVTPLPAATAGAPEAPTGDARVSDPGPTPVSPVIPSHTSSFPPIGDYAFLSDTETNCLIARNGSVEWMCVPRPDSPSVFGAVLDRSAGHFRLAPYGVNVPVDRRYLPGSLMVETTWQTDTGWIIVRDALVMGPWHDNDKRSRTHRRTPTDWDAEHILLRTVRCVSGTVELHMSCEPAFDYHRAMTSWEYTGPAYGEAVATARDTDVDTPTLKLTTDLRLGLEGREARARTRLVEGDNRFVALSWSRQPAPQNWEEAAQKMWATSESWRQWINIGTFPDHPWRTHLQRSALTLKGLTYSPTGALLAAATTSLPETPQGERNWDYRYAWVRDSTFALWGLYTLGLDREADDFFSFIADVSGITNGERHPLQVMYGVGGERTLEEEELTHLSGYDGARPVRIGNGAYNQAQHDIWGTMLDSVYLNIKSHESVPETLWPVLKAQVEEAVKHWRDPDRGIWEVRGEPQHFTSSKVMCWVALDRGSRLATMHGEATHARKWAAIADEIKADILAHGVNDRGVFTQRYGDDALDASLLLVPLLRFLPPDDHRVRATVLAIADELTDNGLVLRYKVEETDDGLTGEEGTFTICSFWLVSALVEIGELERAKTLCERLLNYSSPLKLYAEEIDAKTGAHLGNFPQAFTHLALINAVMHVIRAEEAAHHGTFQPANH, encoded by the coding sequence ATGTCTCCCGCTGATGACTCCACCGTAACGCCCTTGCCGGCGGCGACTGCCGGGGCACCCGAGGCCCCCACCGGTGACGCGCGGGTCAGCGATCCGGGACCGACGCCCGTGTCCCCCGTGATCCCGTCGCACACCAGCAGCTTCCCGCCCATCGGCGACTACGCCTTCCTCTCCGACACCGAGACCAACTGCCTCATCGCACGCAACGGCTCGGTGGAGTGGATGTGTGTACCGCGCCCGGACTCCCCGAGTGTCTTCGGCGCCGTGCTCGATCGCAGCGCCGGCCACTTCCGTCTCGCGCCGTACGGCGTGAACGTGCCCGTCGATCGCCGGTACCTGCCGGGCAGCCTGATGGTCGAGACGACGTGGCAGACCGACACCGGGTGGATCATCGTCCGCGACGCCCTGGTCATGGGGCCGTGGCACGACAACGACAAACGATCACGGACCCACCGCCGCACGCCCACCGACTGGGACGCAGAGCACATCCTGCTGCGCACCGTGCGATGTGTGTCCGGCACAGTCGAACTGCACATGAGCTGCGAGCCGGCCTTCGACTACCACCGTGCGATGACCAGCTGGGAGTACACCGGCCCGGCGTACGGGGAGGCCGTCGCCACCGCCCGGGACACCGATGTCGACACCCCCACGCTCAAGCTCACCACCGACCTCCGGCTCGGCCTCGAGGGTCGCGAGGCACGTGCCCGCACCCGCCTCGTCGAAGGTGACAACCGATTCGTCGCGCTCAGCTGGTCGCGTCAGCCCGCGCCGCAGAACTGGGAGGAGGCCGCCCAGAAGATGTGGGCCACCAGCGAGTCGTGGCGACAGTGGATCAACATCGGCACCTTCCCGGATCACCCGTGGCGCACCCATCTGCAGCGGTCGGCTCTCACGCTCAAGGGACTCACCTACTCCCCGACCGGCGCGCTGCTCGCCGCGGCCACCACGTCGCTGCCGGAAACCCCTCAGGGCGAACGCAACTGGGACTACCGGTACGCGTGGGTACGCGACTCGACCTTCGCGCTGTGGGGCCTGTACACCCTCGGCCTCGACCGTGAGGCCGACGACTTCTTCTCCTTCATCGCCGATGTCTCCGGCATCACCAACGGTGAACGCCATCCCCTGCAGGTGATGTACGGCGTCGGCGGTGAGCGCACCCTCGAGGAGGAGGAGCTGACCCACCTCTCGGGTTACGACGGCGCCCGTCCGGTACGGATCGGTAACGGCGCGTACAACCAAGCGCAGCACGACATCTGGGGCACGATGCTCGACTCGGTGTATCTCAACATCAAGTCACACGAGTCGGTTCCGGAGACACTGTGGCCGGTCCTCAAGGCTCAGGTCGAGGAGGCCGTCAAACACTGGCGCGACCCCGACCGCGGCATCTGGGAGGTCCGCGGCGAGCCCCAGCACTTCACCTCGTCGAAGGTGATGTGCTGGGTGGCCCTCGACCGCGGTTCGCGTCTGGCGACCATGCACGGCGAGGCGACCCACGCGCGGAAATGGGCCGCGATCGCCGACGAGATCAAAGCCGACATCCTCGCCCACGGCGTCAACGACCGCGGGGTGTTCACCCAGCGCTACGGCGACGACGCCCTCGACGCGTCGTTGTTGCTCGTGCCCTTGTTGCGGTTCCTGCCGCCGGATGACCACCGGGTCCGCGCAACGGTTCTCGCGATCGCCGACGAGCTCACCGACAACGGCCTGGTGCTTCGCTACAAGGTCGAAGAGACCGACGACGGCCTCACCGGCGAGGAGGGCACCTTCACCATCTGTTCGTTCTGGCTGGTGTCCGCGCTGGTCGAGATCGGCGAACTCGAACGCGCCAAGACGCTCTGCGAGCGCCTGCTCAACTACTCGAGTCCCCTCAAGCTCTACGCCGAGGAGATCGACGCCAAGACCGGTGCGCACCTGGGTAACTTCCCGCAGGCGTTCACCCACCTCGCGTTGATCAACGCCGTCATGCACGTCATCCGCGCCGAGGAGGCGGCACACCACGGCACGTTCCAGCCGGCGAATCACTGA
- a CDS encoding cation diffusion facilitator family transporter produces MTTRNPRHDLSRFAILSIATAIAVIALKLIAWRITGSVGLLSDALESVVNLVAAVGAFVALRVAAKPPDSGHNFGHTKAEYFSAVFEGVLIVVAAVTIIVTAVDRFIHPRELEEVGVGLGISLVATAINAGVGCILIRAGRRHRSLTLEADGKHLMTDVLTTVGVVVGVFLVAVTGWLPLDPLIAVAVAVNIIVVGVQLVRRSGAGLMDSALPDELRAAIDEVLDRHRGDGIDFHDIRTREAGHERFVQLHMLVPGNWSVQRAHDLTETVEGELRAAVADLNVTMHVEPVNDPRAYEDWRLD; encoded by the coding sequence GTGACCACGCGCAACCCACGGCACGACCTGTCGCGTTTCGCGATCCTGAGCATCGCGACGGCGATCGCGGTGATCGCGCTCAAGCTCATCGCCTGGCGGATCACCGGGTCGGTCGGCCTGCTGTCCGACGCACTGGAATCGGTGGTCAATCTCGTTGCCGCGGTCGGGGCATTCGTCGCACTCCGCGTGGCGGCGAAGCCACCGGACAGCGGACACAATTTCGGGCACACGAAGGCCGAGTACTTCTCGGCGGTGTTCGAGGGCGTGCTGATCGTGGTTGCGGCGGTCACCATCATCGTGACGGCCGTGGACCGATTCATCCATCCCCGTGAGCTCGAGGAAGTCGGCGTGGGCCTGGGGATCTCGCTGGTCGCGACCGCGATCAACGCGGGTGTCGGATGCATACTCATCCGCGCCGGTCGCCGGCACCGGTCGCTCACGCTCGAGGCCGACGGAAAGCACCTGATGACCGACGTGTTGACGACCGTCGGCGTGGTCGTCGGCGTCTTCCTCGTCGCGGTGACCGGCTGGTTGCCGCTGGACCCCCTGATCGCCGTCGCCGTCGCCGTCAACATCATCGTCGTCGGCGTACAACTGGTGCGGCGATCAGGTGCGGGTCTGATGGATTCCGCGTTACCCGACGAGCTGCGTGCCGCCATCGACGAGGTACTCGACCGGCACCGCGGCGACGGTATCGACTTCCATGACATCCGCACACGGGAAGCGGGGCATGAACGGTTCGTGCAGCTGCACATGCTCGTTCCCGGGAACTGGTCGGTGCAGCGCGCCCACGATCTGACCGAGACGGTCGAAGGAGAGCTGCGCGCCGCGGTCGCCGACCTCAACGTGACGATGCACGTCGAACCGGTCAACGACCCGCGGGCGTATGAGGACTGGCGGCTGGACTGA